A genomic window from Onychostoma macrolepis isolate SWU-2019 chromosome 22, ASM1243209v1, whole genome shotgun sequence includes:
- the aspm gene encoding LOW QUALITY PROTEIN: abnormal spindle-like microcephaly-associated protein (The sequence of the model RefSeq protein was modified relative to this genomic sequence to represent the inferred CDS: inserted 4 bases in 4 codons) gives MSFKVAKAECLDFSPTFDSQGNRNKPGKENSTSIPVLSLLQFCRSPFVSFGTIKLGSSKSLPLRIENITEDASTTVIVDKIAASKGFSVDQTSFTIQPEDSIILTVTWTPVEEGGVRELLCFVANGIVKHQAILLGKAEATKKKKKTLWDSIKTKKGFPAPSKEKKVSSMPIKAANKTFRVSRQSQYRKDRTSNPLSPLNQERSAYGSNAIRKNAPSSTPEMSKPAFVTEKFDDVHLQKNSPVVVLVPAERFLDTPGNKDVTFSHKAECREITRVLNKTLSPASTAERFGNPLHFQSPLPMIGQFAQDQSREPEKPSLSVKDALDVIGSDLSHAVSLPNACSSFDFSDSLESEKPDPERSFRATAVISPPVAHPRLTFCVKPNKVMGVESNHDAFRLKALPFSTATVTKLNKVDDVLVPDGPKKIPVNSTTVTKCKAEASVESPGLRKKKTSRRRLLEKTLELSEASNAESNTSSPDSALPVISSDSSPDVALESKFSVTSMQVTKEKPTSKLSSPEQLLCSISPIRPQVLTTVSSSLSSDLELAAGNVSDKVQPGLHQDRFPVQSRTSVQSKKRKSDEFLRGQSEDKTNVQAKKCRALAHATERPSHERTFTSRSTSGQQRRAIAPASSGKFTKPPPKKTSPKTTQKDGRSVKSLSSSSRKPARIVAVAQAKLTFIKPSQTAIPRHPLPFAAKNMFYDERWIEKQERGFTWWMNYVLTPDDFKVATEVTKVNALSLTMGNDKFNIPKAPTKEEMSFRTYTARQRLNRLRRAACKLFTSDTMVKAIQRLELEVEAKRLLVRKDRHLWKDIGERQKVLNWLISYNPLWLRIGLETIYGELISLESNNDVMGLAMFILGRVLWNPDIAAEFRHPKVPHLYRDGHEEALSRFTLKKLILLVCFLDKAKESRLIEHDPCLFCMDSEFKSSKDLLLAFSRDFLSGEGILSRHLGHLGLAVSHVQTPLDEFNFAVKNLAVDLRCGIRLVRVMELFTLDWTLSRKLRIPAISRLQKVHNVDVALQVLKDKGVDLKDEYGANIDSRDIVDGHREKTLNLLWKIIFAFQVEVLLDENQLKEEISFLRKTWRTKQKLASLMANNGVALTRMKSRQAFEHPSQKVTLLMDWVNAVCEFYNIKVENFTVSFSDGRILCYLIHHYHPGHLPAEEIQQRTTQTIECGHRGRVELNNSSTDSDCSFENLPTKQTESPLVDFRELLENERSNFKLVNTAVSYLGGVPAMINPEDMSNTIPNEKVVTCYLSFLCARLLDLRNETRAARVIQGAWRRYKLQKDIELIQQRNLAATKIQALVRKFILRRRMIRQSKAAIVIQTFWRGYVALEKLRVLKKEKQFALQNAAATVIQKTYKAWRIQSLLKXNHAASVIQAAFQKWHAKKLREEMLQRCIQAWYRMQRCKTQYLDMKSKAVCVQAWFRGHLQRCKFQTLKKRHDASIVIQSAFRAYLVRQHASKMKQNAVAIQRWFRACMLRKAEQKRYFKIKSAVLALQAAFRGWKVRRSVAQRHQAALMIQTAFRQFMAQRHYLCLKRSAIVLQQRYRAKVLGDKLRQECMALKLASVTIQAIWRGRAERKKISQLHRFARIIQSNYRRYAAQTLFLEMKQAAVVIQRNYRAFRDGRKVYAEYTEIKRAAIVLQSAYRGKRARQELQKKNKAATLIQSVIRAHRCRQRFLALKRAAIFVQQHHQALALGRLERSHYIHLRHATLTLQAIYRGSKVRQNLRREHQAATIIQAQFRMHKVRAAFLAAKCAAIIIQQQYRAYRVGKCMRATYLQTKNAAVVIQSAFXGMKVRNYLRKSHQAATVIQAHFRGHSQLKKYQRQQWAASILQQRFRAMMTKNAVMKRYAAMKTAAICIQSAFRGMMVRKQIAERHKSAKMIQKTYRAFKQRRDYLALRNATIRIQEQFRAIISARQQRKRFCSLRAAAITLQSMYRGMRVRKEIDRKHEAAAVIQAMYKMYRTRVPFQAMKLAALVIQRQYRCHLLRKEARELFEATASATAIQAIYRGNHTRRDIARMNFAATVIQRKYFTYKQRKHFLSIRAAVEFCQQHYRAVLVARHDRRDYFAKRQAVVAIQATFRGMQVRRQIRREHEAATIIQSHVRKHILKLHFQRLRWAVCTVQQRFRANKMMKREMVALQEQKSAALILQAAYRGMKSRQTLKQMHQAATTVQATFRAHSARKRYLAMKCAAIVIQQRYRATNVAKQQRKHFLEMCQGALVVQACYRGLKVRRKLLQQRQAAVLIQSCFRRHKEMVKYQAMRLSAIIIQSYYRSNIQARADRESYLRLRKSAIVIQAAYRGHSLRMQLAEKQEASIIIQAGFRMYQQRSAFKRQLWAARVLQQRFRALKLRGEQMRRYQQVRNAAVCLQKSFRGMKGRELARQTKATRTIQSYLRMAVQRQRFLKEKAAAITIQSAXRGLCARVQHARMQASATLIQKWYRSCKLVQKDRNGFVALKQATLILQSALRGMLMRRLAKRRLAAIKIQSVMRMHVHRKHYVTLRSSVLKLQAHYRMFVDQRRYRRLQAATIILQKHYRAHRATVEQRSSYLKTLQHIKILQARVRGHIEYRGFQRLRASAITIQAHYRGMIERRXFQHLKESVLVLQKHYRAFRLCQRGRAQFLQLRKSAVVIQTAFRAYQTRQHAVRAQAAQKIQAWFRGRMARRNYILKQAAIATISRCIQARRQRSRFLAVQHSVRVIQQRWRETLIARKQHADFLKFRKSVLYIQALWRGQRVRDSIQKQITAAVKIQSAFRGFSQRRQYHQQRDAAIILQRRFRFLRLARIKEENLRRRHYAAVYLQALWRGWLARQQMKEMACAARRHRFTAAVYHHLCAIRIQRAVRAHWALESAKRKISSVLYIQQCFRAKLQRKRYLKDREDIIKTQRAVRTWLHHRSKAAATIQHAVRKLLLRRRKERLQCGIIKAQALWRGHRSRKHHDTSKVISMRRRLREVNRGVKEEDKLCNKTTTALSYLLGLQNYAYILAALKHLETATRLSPECCERLVESRATHTIFTLIRSCNRSVPSMEIITLSIQVLLNLSKYNRTIDAVYDVDNSVETLLDLLQIYREKAGDKVAEKGGNIFTKACFLLVLLVQDERRAMEVRNLSKVSDRIRSIYRLTLRKCKMDAERNKVKQKMNASQWKLPPPSHPRKSKPVARFAPDWVLRRDKLKDIVDPLRAIQMLANALAIVP, from the exons ATGTCTTTTAAAGTCGCTAAAGCGGAATGTTTGGACTTTAGTCCAACATTTGATTCTCAAGGTAATCGCAATAAACCCGGCAAGGAAAACAGCACTTCAATTCCTGTGCTGAGTTTGCTTCAGTTCTGCAGATCTCCTTTCGTGTCATTTGGGACGATCAAGTTGGGATCATCAAAATCTTTGCCTTTACGAATCGAAAATATCACCGAGGATGCATCAACGACAGTCATTGTGGATAAAATCGCAGCATCTAAAGGCTTTTCGGTTGATCAGACGTCTTTTACAATACAA CCTGAAGACAGCATTATTTTAACTGTCACTTGGACACCAGTGGAAGAAGGTGGAGTTCGAGAACTTCTCTGCTTTGTTGCAAATGGAATTGTCAAACACCAGGCGATTTTGCTTGGGAAAGCAGAGGCGACAAAGAAGAAAaag AAAACCTTATGGGATTCAATTAAAACCAAGAAGGGTTTCCCTGCACCCTCAAAAGAGAAGAAAGTGTCTTCAATGCCTATAAAGGCTGCAAATAAGACATTTCGTGTCTCACGCCAGTCACAGTACAGAAAAGATAGAACATCCAACCCGTTGTCGCCATTAAACCAGGAACGGTCTGCCTATGGGTCCAATGCCATTAGGAAGAATGCACCATCCTCCACTCCTGAGATGTCAAAGCCTGCTTTTGTGACAGAAAAGTTTGATGATGTGCATTTGCAAAAGAACTCACCAGTGGTCGTCTTGGTACCAGCAGAGAGATTTTTGGATACACCTGGTAACAAGGATGTGACTTTTTCACATAAAGCAGAGTGCAGAGAAATCACAAGGGTTTTGAATAAAACACTCTCTCCTGCCAGCACCGCTGAGAGGTTTGGAAATCCTTTGCACTTTCAGAGTCCACTTCCCATGATTGGACAATTTGCACAAGATCAAAGTCGAGAGCCAGAGAAACCGTCTTTGTCTGTAAAAGATGCTCTGGATGTTATAGGATCAGATCTGTCGCATGCGGTGAGTCTGCCTAATGCTTGCTCAAGCTTTGATTTTTCAGATTCTCTTGAGTCTGAAAAACCGGATCCAGAAAGATCATTTAGAGCGACAGCAGTCATTTCACCACCAGTCGCTCACCCAAGGTTGACTTTCTGTGTGAAACCCAACAAAGTCATGGGCGTTGAATCAAATCATGATGCATTTAGGCTCAAGGCGTTACCTTTTAGCACCGCCACAGTGACCAAGTTGAATAAAGTGGATGATGTCCTTGTTCCTGATGGTCCCAAGAAGATTCCTGTGAACTCTACCACAGTGACCAAATGCAAAGCAGAAGCCTCTGTTGAGAGTCCAGGCTTGCGTAAGAAGAAAACTTCCAGACGCCGGCTCTTGGAGAAGACCTTGGAGCTCTCAGAAGCTAGTAATGCAGAATCCAACACAAGTTCTCCTGACAGTGCTTTACCTGTCATCAGCTCAGATTCAAGTCCAGATGTGGCACTAGAGTCCAAATTTTCTGTAACTTCAATGCAGGTTACAAAAGAGAAGCCAACCTCAAAGTTATCCTCCCCTGAACAGCTTTTGTGCTCTATATCTCCCATACGACCTCAAGTTTTGACCACAGTTAGTAGCAGTCTGTCAAGCGATCTGGAGTTGGCAGCTGGTAACGTCTCTGACAAAGTGCAACCAGGTCTTCATCAGGACCGGTTTCCAGTGCAGAGCAGGACATCTGTGCAgagtaaaaagagaaaaagtgacGAGTTTTTGAGAGGTCAGTCAGAAGACAAGACAAACGTCCAAGCAAAAAAGTGTCGTGCTCTGGCTCATGCGACAGAGAGACCAAGCCATGAAAGAACGTTCACTTCAAGGTCCACATCTGGACAGCAACGCAGAGCTATAG cTCCAGCAAGCTCTGGAAAGTTCACAAAACCTCCACCAAAGAAAACCTCTCCAAAAACGACTCAAAAAG ATGGCCGGTCTGTGAAGTCACTGAGCAGCTCGAGCCGAAAGCCTGCAAGGATAGTGGCTGTAGCGCAGGCCAAACTGACCTTTATAAAGCCGTCACAGACTG CCATACCAAGGCATCCTCTGCCATTTGCTGCAAAGAACATGTTTTATGATGAGCGATGGATTGAGAAGCAGGAGCGGGGCTTCACCTGGTGGATGAATTATGTTCTCACTCCTGATGACTTTAAAGTTGCTACTGAAGTTACCAAAG TGAATGCCTTATCATTAACTATGGGGAACGACAAATTCAATATACCCAAAGCACCAACAAAAGAAGAGATGTCTTTTAGAACCTACACAGCCCGTCAACGGCTAAACCGCCTTCGGCGAGCAGCTTGCAAGCTTTTTACTTCAGACACCATGGTAAAGGCCATCCAGAGACTGGAGCTGGAAGTAGAAGCCAAGAGGCTCCTTGTGCGAAAGGACAGACATCTCTGGAAGGACATAG GTGAGCGACAAAAAGTTCTTAACTGGCTGATATCGTACAATCCACTTTGGCTGCGAATCGGACTTGag ACAATCTATGGAGAGCTAATATCACTTGAAAGCAACAATGATGTCATGGGACTGGCCATGTTTATTCTTGGACGTGTGCTGTGGAACCCAGACATAGCCGCTGAGTTCAGACACCCTAAAGTGCCCCATTTGTACAGAGATG GCCACGAGGAGGCACTCTCTCGCTTCACtctaaagaaattaattctgCTGGTCTGCTTTCTGGATAAAGCCAAAGAGTCTAGACTGATCGAACATGATCCTTGTTTGTTCTGCATGGATTCTGAATTTAag tcaagcaaagaTCTGCTACTGGCATTTTCTCGGGACTTCCTCAGCGGTGAAGGCATTTTGTCACGGCACCTCGGCCACTTGGGCCTAGCAGTATCCCATGTTCAGACTCCTCTGGATGAGTTCAACTTTGCTGTGAAGAATCTTGCTGTTGATTTGAGATGTGGCATTCGTTTGGT ACGGGTCATGGAGCTCTTCACTCTAGACTGGACTTTGTCTAGAAAGCTGCGGATACCTGCTATTAGCCGCCTGCAGAAAGTGCACAATGTTGATGTTGCACTACAGGTTCTGAAAGACAAAGGTGTTGACCTTAAAGATGAGTACG GAGCAAACATTGACTCCAGAGACATTGTGGATGGACACAGGGAAAAGACCCTAAACCTTCTGTGGAAAATCATATTTGCCTTTCAG GTGGAAGTGCTACTTGATGAGAATCAACTCAAAGAGGAAATCAGTTTCCTCAGGAAAACATGGAGGACTAAACAGAAGCTGGCCTCATTAATGGCTAACAATGGGGTTGCATTGACGAGGATGAAGTCAAGACAAGCATTTGAACATCCCAGCCAAAAAGTGACACTGCTCATGGACTGGGTCAATGCTGTTTGTGAATTCTACAACATAAAG GTTGAAAATTTCACGGTGTCATTCTCAGATGGTCGTATCCTGTGCTACCTCATTCATCATTACCATCCTGGTCATCTCCCTGCAGAAGAGATTCAACAGAGAACAACGCAGACCATTGAATGTGGCCATCGTGGCAGAGTGGAGCTCAATAACTCCTCGACTGACTCGGACTGCTCTTTTGAAAATTTGCCCACAAAACAAACTG AATCCCCTTTAGTGGACTTCAGAGAGCTACTTGAGAATGAGAGAAGTAACTTTAAGTTGGTGAACACTGCTGTGTCTTATCTGGGAGGGGTGCCTGCTATGATAAATCCAGAGGATATGTCCAACACTATCCCAAATGAAAAg GTTGTCACATGCTACCTCTCCTTCCTCTGTGCTCGTCTTTTGGATCTCCGCAATGAAACGAGAGCAGCCCGAGTAATCCAGGGTGCATGGCGGAGATACAAGTTACAGAAGGACATTGAGCTTATTCAG CAAAGGAACCTGGCTGCTACTAAAATTCAAGCTCTTGTGCGGAAGTTCATCTTGAGAAGAAGAATGATCAGACAGAGTAAGGCAGCCATCGTGATCCAAACATTCTGGAGAGGATACGTTGCACTGGAAAAGTTGAGAGTGCTGAAAAAAGAGAAACAGTTTGCTCTTCAAAATGCAGCTGCAACTGTAATTCAG aaaacataCAAAGCTTGGAGGATTCAAAGTCTCCTAA AAAACCATGCTGCCTCTGTAATCCAAGCAGCTTTCCAGAAGTGGCACGCAAAGAAATTGAGGGAAGAAATGCTGCAGCGTTGCATTCAAGCATGGTACAGAATGCAGCGTTGTAAAACCCAGTACCTAGATATGAAAAGCAAAGCAGTTTGTGTTCAAGCATGGTTTAGAGGTCACCTTCAAAGATGCAAGTTCCAGACTTTAAAGAAAAGGCATGATGCTTCAATTGTCATTCAGAGTGCATTCAGGGCCTACCTCGTCAGACAACACGCATCTAAAATGAAGCAAAATGCAGTCGCGATTCAGAGGTGGTTCCGAGCATGCATGCTAAGGAAAGCAGAACAGAAGAGATACTTCAAGATTAAATCGGCAGTTCTTGCTCTGCAAGCAGCTTTCCGTGGCTGGAAGGTCCGACGATCTGTGGCTCAGCGCCACCAAGCTGCACTTATGATTCAAACTGCTTTCAGGCAGTTTATGGCTCAAAGGCactatttatgtttaaaaagaTCAGCCATTGTTCTGCAACAGAGATACAGAGCAAAAGTACTTGGAGACAAATTACGACAAGAGTGTATGGCTCTTAAACTCGCTTCGGTGACGATTCAAGCAATTTGGCGAGGACGAGCTGAGAGGAAGAAGATCAGTCAACTCCACAGATTTGCCAGAATCATTCAGTCAAACTACCGTAGATATGCAGCACAGACACTGTTTTTGGAAATGAAACAGGCTGCCGTAGTCATTCAAAGAAACTACAGAGCCTTCAGAGATGGACGGAAGGTGTATGCAGAATACACAGAAATTAAAAGAGCGGCAATTGTGCTACAGAGTGCTTATCGTGGCAAGAGAGCAAGACAAGAACTgcagaagaaaaacaaagcagcaactTTGATTCAGTCTGTGATAAGAGCACATAGGTGCCGTCAGAGGTTTTTAGCTCTAAAACGTGCTGCTATTTTCGTCCAGCAACACCATCAGGCTTTAGCACTTGGACGGCTGGAAAGAAGCCATTACATCCATTTGAGGCACGCAACTCTAACTCTACAGGCCATATATCGGGGTTCCAAAGTGAGGCAAAATCTGAGACGAGAGCATCAAGCTGCTACTATCATTCAAGCTCAATTCCGAATGCATAAGGTACGCGCTGCCTTTCTTGCTGCAAAGTGTGCAGCTATCATCATACAGCAGCAATACAGAGCCTATAGAGTTGGCAAATGCATGCGAGCTACTTACTTGCAAACTAAAAATGCTGCTGTAGTTATTCAGTCAGCGT AGGGAATGAAAGTTCGCAACTACTTGAGAAAATCTCATCAAGCTGCAACAGTGATTCAGGCACATTTCCGTGGACATTCCCAACTCAAGAAGTACCAAAGACAACAGTGGGCCGCATCCATTTTACAGCAGCGATTCAGGGCAATGATGACTAAAAATGCTGTCATGAAGAGATATGCAGCCATGAAAACTGCTGCCATATGTATCCAGTCAGCTTTCCGTGGAATGATGGTGAGAAAGCAGATTGCAGAAAGgcataaatctgcaaaaatgatccagaagacataTAGAGCATTCAAGCAACGCCGTGATTACCTTGCTCTCAGAAATGCCACTATTCGTATTCAGGAACAGTTCAGAGCAATTATAAGTGCAAGGCAGCAACGTAAAAGGTTTTGCTCCTTGAGAGCAGCCGCCATCACTTTGCAGTCTATGTACCGAgggatgagggtaaggaaagAAATCGATAGAAAGCATGAAGCGGCTGCTGTGATTCAGGCAATGTACAAAATGTACAGAACTCGAGTGCCATTCCAAGCTATGAAACTGGCTGCATTGGTCATACAGAGGCAATACAGGTGCCATCTACTGAGAAAAGAGGCGAGAGAACTTTTTGAAGCTACGGCGAGTGCAACTGCAATTCAGGCAATTTACAGAGGAAACCATACACGCCGTGACATTGCTAGAATGAATTTTGCAGCCACAGTCATTCAACGGAAGTACTTTACCTACAAACAAAGAAAGCACTTTTTGTCCATCAGAGCTGCTGTTGAATTCTGTCAACAACACTATCGTGCCGTTTTGGTAGCAAGGCACGATCGGAGAGATTATTTTGCTAAACGCCAAGCTGTTGTTGCAATCCAAGCAACTTTTAGAGGAATGCAGGTCCGTCGACAGATCCGAAGAGAGCATGAAGCTGCAACAATCATTCAGTCCCATGTGAGAAAGCACATCCTCAAGTTGCACTTCCAGCGACTTCGGTGGGCAGTCTGTACTGTTCAGCAGCGTTTCAGAGCTAACAAAATGATGAAACGAGAGATGGTAGCACTGCAAGAACAGAAGAGTGCTGCCTTGATTCTGCAAGCAGCCTATCGTGGCATGAAGTCCAGACAGACTTTGAAGCAAATGCATCAGGCTGCCACCACTGTTCAGGCAACTTTCAGAGCTCACAGTGCTCGTAAACGGTATTTAGCCATGAAATGCGCTGCCATTGTCATTCAGCAAAGGTACCGTGCCACAAATGTAGCGAAACAGCAGAGAAAACATTTTCTTGAAATGTGCCAAGGTGCACTTGTTGTTCAGGCATGTTATAGAGGTCTTAAAGTTAGAAGGAAACTACTACAACAGCGTCAAGCAGCTGTCTTGATTCAGTCTTGTTTTAGGAGACACAAAGAGATGGTTAAGTACCAGGCCATGAGGTTGTCAGCTATTATTATTCAGAGCTATTACAGGTCAAACATCCAGGCTAGAGCAGATCGTGAGAGCTATCTACGTTTAAGAAAGTCAGCCATTGTCATTCAAGCAGCTTATCGGGGACACTCTCTAAGGATGCAATTGGCAGAAAAGCAAGAAGCATCCATCATCATACAGGCTGGTTTCCGGATGTACCAGCAGAGGTCAGCATttaagagacagctctgggcaGCCAGGGTTCTCCAGCAGAGGTTTAGAGCCCTGAAACTTCGAGGCGAGCAGATGCGTAGATACCAGCAGGTAAGAAATGCTGCTGTATGCCTGCAGAAATCTTTCAGAGGGATGAAGGGGAGAGAATTGGCCAGGCAGACCAAGGCCACAAGAACCATCCAATCCTACCTAAGGATGGCTGTCCAACGGCAGCGTTTCTTGAAAGAAAAAGCTGCAGCAATCACGATTCAGTCTG ACAGAGGCCTTTGCGCCAGAGTTCAGCATGCCAGGATGCAAGCAAGCGCAACACTCATCCAAAAGTGGTACAGATCATGTAAACTGGTCCAGAAAGATCGGAATGGTTTTGTTGCTCTTAAGCAAGCTACACTTATCTTGCAATCTGCATTGCGTggaatgctaatgaggaggctTGCAAAGCGAAGGCTGGCTGCAATCAAGATTCAGTCTGTTATGCGCATGCATGTACACCGCAAGCACTACGTGACGCTCCGCTCAAGTGTCCTGAAGTTGCAAGCTCATTACAGAATGTTTGTGGACCAGAGAAGATACCGCAGGTTGCAGGCTGCAACTATTATTCTCCAAAAGCATTACAGAGCTCATAGGGCAACAGTGGAGCAGAGGAGCAGTTATCTGAAGACACTCCAGCACATAAAGATCCTTCAGGCCAGAGTGCGTGGACACATTGAGTACAGAGGATTTCAGAGATTGCGTGCGAGTGCCATCACAATTCAG GCACATTATCGCGGGATGATTGAAAGAC GGTTTCAGCATCTCAAGGAATCGGTTTTGGTTTTACAGAAGCATTACAGAGCTTTCCGCCTCTGCCAGAGAGGGCGTGCACAGTTTCTTCAACTGCGAAAATCAGCTGTTGTGATACAA ACAGCATTTCGGGCTTATCAAACAAGACAACATGCTGTGCGAGCACAGGCTGCCCAGAAAATACAGGCCTGGTTCCGAGGACGCATGGCTAGAcgaaactacattttaaaacaagctgCTATTGCAACCATTAGTCGGTGTATTCAAGCAAGACGCCAACGTTCAAG ATTTCTAGCAGTCCAGCACAGTGTCCGAGTCATTCAGCAAAGATGGAGGGAAACTCTAATCGCCAGAAAACAGCATGCTGACTTCCTCAAGTTTAGAAAGTCTGTTCTATACATCCAGGCGTTGTGGAGAGGTCAAAGAGTGAGAGATTCCATTCAAAAG CAAATAACAGCTGCTGTGAAGATACAGTCAGCTTTCCGAGGCTTTAGCCAAAGACGTCAATATCACCAACAGAGAGATGCTGCCATAATTCTACAGCGCCGTTTCAGATTTTTACGGCTGGCCAGAATTAAAGAAGAAAATCTAAGACGACGACACTATGCCGCTGTCTATCTTCAGGCTTTGTGGCGTGGTTGGCTTGCAAGACAACAG ATGAAAGAAATGGCTTGTGCTGCAAGACGCCACCGTTTCACAGCTGCGGTTTACCATCATCTCTGTGCAATAAGGATTCAGAGAGCTGTGCGAGCACACTGGGCTCTTGAATCCGCCAAGAGGAAGATCTCTTCGGTCCTATACATCCAG CAATGTTTTAGGGCAAAGCTGCAAAGAAAGAGATACCTTAAAGACAGAGAAGACATCATCAAGACCCAGAGAGCAGTGAGAACTTGGTTACATCATCGCAGCAAAGCTGCTGCTACTATCCAGCACGCAGTTAGGAAGCTCCTTCTGAGACGCCGGAAGGAGAGGCTACAATGTGGAATAATAAAGGCACAG GCACTCTGGAGGGGTCATCGTTCAAGAAAACATCATGACACAAGCAAAGTTATTTCCATGAGGCGCCGTCTCAGGGAAGTAAATCGAGGGGTGAAGGAAGAGGACAAGCTTTGTAACAAGACTACAACAGCACTAAGCTACCTGCTTGGACTTCAAAATTATGCTTACATTCTTGCAGCCTTGAAACATTTGG AAACTGCCACAAGACTTTCTCCAGAGTGCTGTGAACGTCTTGTTGAAAGCAGAGCAACACACACCATCTTCACTCTGATAAGGAGCTGCAACAGAAGTGTGCCTTCAATGGAGATCATCACATTATCCATCCAAGTTCTTCTCAACTTATCAAAG tacaACAGAACCATTGATGCAGTTTATGATGTGGACAACTCTGTAGAAACCCTCCTAGATCTTCTGCAGATCTACCGGGAGAAGGCTGGAGATAAGGTTGCAGAAAAAGGTGGCAACATCTTTACCAAGGCTTGTTTTCTCTTGGTCCTCTTAGTCCAGGATGAAAGGAGAGCAATG GAGGTTCGAAACCTTTCAAAGGTTTCAGATCGCATTCGCAGCATCTACCGACTTACACTTCGAAAGTGCAAGATGGATGCTGAGAGAAACAAAGTCAAGCAGAAAATGAACGCCTCTCAATGGAAGCTTCCTCCTCCAAGCCACCCTCGAAAATCAAAACCTGTGGCCAG GTTTGCTCCTGACTGGGTTCTACGGCGTGACAAATTAAAGGACATCGTGGATCCTCTTCGTGCCATTCAGATGCTGGCAAACGCTCTGGCTATTGTGCCTTGA